From a region of the Marmota flaviventris isolate mMarFla1 chromosome 13, mMarFla1.hap1, whole genome shotgun sequence genome:
- the Tyrp1 gene encoding 5,6-dihydroxyindole-2-carboxylic acid oxidase, with product MKASNLLCLGLIFPLLLFQQAWAQFPRECATAEALRSGVCCPDLSPLSGPGTDPCGSSSGRGRCEAVTADSRPHSRQYPHDGRDDREGWPLRFFNRTCQCNGNFSGHNCGSCRPGWRGVGCNQRTLTVRRNLLELSAEEKNHFVQALDMAKRTTHPQFVIATRRSEEILGPDGNTPQFENISIYNYFVWTHYYSVKKTFLGAGQESFGGVDFSHEGPAFLTWHRYHLLQLERDMQEMLQEPSFSLPYWNFATGKNICDICTDDLMGSRSNFDSTLVSPNSVFSQWRVVCESLEDYDTLGTLCNSTEGGPIRRNPAGNVGRPMVQRLPAPQDVAECLEVGVFDTPPFYSNSTNSFRNTVEGYSDPTGKYDPAVRSLHNLAHLFLNGTGGQTHLSPNDPIFVLLHTFTDAVFDEWLRRYNADISTFPLENAPIGHNRQYNMVPFWPPVTNTEMFVTAPDNLGYAYEVQWPSRDFSISEIVTIAVIAALLLVAVVFVGASCLIRARNKMDEANQPLLTDQYQHYADEYEKIQNPNQSRV from the exons ATGAAAGCTTCTAACCTCCTCTGTCTGGGACTGATCTTCCCCTTGCTGCTTTTTCAACAggcctgggctcaattcccacgAGAATGTGCTACTGCTGAGGCTTTGAGAAGTGGTGTGTGTTGCCCAGACCTGTCCCCTTTATCTGGGCCTGGGACTGACCCCTGTGGCTCCTCATCAGGGAGGGGCAGGTGTGAGGCAGTGACTGCAGACTCCAGACCCCACAGCCGCCAGTACCCCCACGATGGCAGAGATGATCGGGAGGGCTGGCCCCTGAGGTTCTTCAATAGGACATGCCAGTGCAATGGCAATTTCTCAGGACATAATTGTGGGAGTTGCCGTCCTGGGTGGAGAGGAGTGGGCTGCAATCAGAGGACTCTCACAG TCAGGAGAAATCTTCTGGAGTTAAGTGCAGAAGAAAAGAACCACTTTGTCCAGGCCCTGGATATGGCAAAGCGCACAACTCACCCTCAATTCGTCATTGCTACCAGGAGATCAGAAGAAATACTGGGACCAGATGGCAACACACCACAATTTGAGAACATTTCCATTTATAACTACTTTGTTTGGACACACTATTATTCAGTCAAAAAGACTTTCTtgggggcagggcaggagagCTTTGGTGGGGTGGATTTCTCTCATGAAGGACCAGCTTTTCTTACCTGGCACAGGTACCACCTACTGCAGCTGGAGAGAGACATGCAG GAAATGTTGCAGGagccttctttctcccttccttacTGGAATTTTGCAACTGGGAAGAACATCTGTGATATCTGCACTGATGACTTGATGGGATCAAGAAGCAACTTCGATTCCACTCTTGTAAGCCCCAACTCTGTCTTTTCTCAATGGCGAGTGGTCTGTGAATCCTTGGAAGATTATGACACCCTGGGGACACTTTGTAACA GCACGGAGGGTGGGCCAATCAGGAGAAATCCAGCTGGAAATGTGGGTCGACCCATGGTGCAGCGTCTTCCCGCACCACAGGATGTCGCTGAGTGCTTGGAAGTTGGTGTATTTGACACACCTCCTTTTTATTCCAATTCTACAAACAGTTTCCGGAACACAGTGGAAG GTTACAGTGATCCGACAGGGAAGTATGACCCTGCTGTTCGGAGTCTTCACAATTTGGCCCATCTATTCCTGAATGGGACAGGAGGACAAACCCATTTGTCTCCAAATGACCCCATTTTTGTCCTTCTGCATACTTTCACTGATGCTGTCTTTGATGAATGGCTGAGGAGATATAATGCTG ATATATCCACATTCCCACTGGAAAATGCTCCTATTGGACATAATAGACAGTACAATATGGTGCCATTCTGGCCTCCAGTTACCAACACAGAGATGTTTGTTACTGCTCCAGACAACCTGGGATACGCTTATGAAGTTCAATGGCCAA gTCGGGATTTCAGTATATCTGAGATTGTAACCATAGCAGTAATTGCTGCTTTATTACTGGTGGCAGTTGTTTTTGTGGGTGCTTCTTGTCTGATTCGTGCCAGAAACAAAATGGATGAAGCTAATCAGCCTCTCCTCACTGATCAGTATCAACACTATGCTGACGAATATGAAAAAATCCAGAATCCTAATCAGTCCAGGGTCTGA